A section of the Candidatus Baltobacteraceae bacterium genome encodes:
- a CDS encoding penicillin-binding protein 2 yields MRAKYLFYACLLIALYLVWRLVDVQVRNGPAYARDALAQRSDTVEVFARRGSILDRDGNVMARSLPSESVYAVPRDMTDVNRTIAQLSKTVGKLSPETIEGLRDKHSWFAWIARKVPHDVAERVRDLGLPGIALKEEDSGLRVDTVGTLASTVIGFVGTDENGLDGLEYSYDDVLRGRSGSMTLEADEFGRPIPFGMERVVKPAEPGDNVELTIDSYLQFAAERALAKQVKAFHALDGTAIVMDPWTGEVLALANMPDFDPNRFWKFGDGARRDRAVMDAYEPGSTFKLVTAAAALESHKVSLTSVFPARDALEVGGRVIHNAEDDMPLNGSTETLSQIIQYSHNVGAAEVGMSIGARTFYDMERRAGFGDPTGIGLPGENPGIVPPPPDWSAPSLATMSFGQGVSVTPIAMARYYCAIANGGLLLQPRIVRAVYDQDGKLVRTTTPKVVRRVFSEKTAAELRAFLRLVVMHGTGDPSAQIPGYTTAGKTGTAEMVVGGTYRAGYYAASFIGMVPYEHPRYVVYVKVERPIGSYYGSVVAAPAFSEISRAAMLHAGILPVEDPVKPAHG; encoded by the coding sequence ATGCGTGCTAAGTATCTATTCTACGCTTGCCTGCTCATCGCGCTCTACCTGGTCTGGCGGCTGGTCGACGTGCAAGTGCGTAACGGACCTGCCTATGCGCGCGACGCGCTCGCGCAGCGATCCGACACGGTGGAAGTCTTCGCGCGGCGCGGCAGTATTCTCGATCGCGACGGAAACGTGATGGCGCGTTCTTTGCCGTCCGAAAGCGTCTACGCGGTACCGCGCGACATGACCGACGTCAATCGCACCATCGCGCAACTGAGCAAGACGGTCGGCAAACTTTCGCCCGAAACGATCGAAGGACTGCGTGACAAACATTCGTGGTTCGCGTGGATCGCGCGCAAAGTGCCGCACGACGTTGCCGAACGCGTGCGCGATCTCGGCTTGCCCGGTATCGCGTTAAAAGAAGAAGACTCAGGCTTGCGCGTCGATACGGTGGGAACGCTGGCGTCGACGGTGATCGGTTTCGTCGGCACCGATGAAAACGGCCTCGACGGACTCGAGTACTCGTACGACGACGTCCTGCGCGGCCGCTCGGGCTCGATGACGCTCGAAGCCGACGAGTTCGGACGGCCGATTCCGTTCGGAATGGAACGCGTCGTCAAGCCGGCGGAACCCGGCGACAACGTCGAGCTGACGATCGACTCGTATTTACAGTTCGCCGCCGAACGCGCATTGGCAAAGCAAGTCAAAGCCTTTCACGCACTCGACGGAACGGCCATCGTGATGGATCCGTGGACCGGCGAAGTGCTTGCGCTCGCGAACATGCCCGACTTCGATCCGAATCGTTTCTGGAAGTTCGGCGACGGAGCGCGCCGCGACCGCGCCGTGATGGACGCCTACGAGCCGGGCTCGACCTTTAAGCTCGTTACCGCCGCGGCCGCACTCGAATCCCATAAGGTGTCGCTGACGTCGGTCTTTCCGGCGCGCGACGCGCTCGAAGTCGGCGGCCGGGTAATCCACAACGCCGAAGACGATATGCCGCTAAACGGCAGCACCGAAACGCTCTCGCAGATCATCCAGTACTCGCACAACGTCGGCGCCGCCGAAGTGGGCATGTCCATCGGCGCGCGTACGTTTTACGACATGGAGAGACGCGCGGGCTTCGGCGATCCGACGGGCATCGGTCTGCCTGGCGAAAACCCCGGCATCGTGCCGCCGCCGCCGGATTGGAGCGCGCCGTCGCTCGCGACGATGTCGTTTGGGCAAGGCGTGTCGGTGACCCCGATCGCGATGGCGCGCTACTACTGCGCGATCGCCAACGGTGGCCTGCTTCTCCAGCCGCGGATCGTTCGCGCCGTCTACGATCAAGACGGCAAGCTGGTCCGCACCACTACCCCTAAGGTCGTCCGCCGCGTCTTCTCCGAAAAGACCGCCGCCGAGCTGCGCGCCTTCCTGCGCTTGGTCGTAATGCACGGAACGGGCGACCCGTCGGCCCAAATCCCCGGGTATACGACTGCCGGAAAAACCGGCACCGCGGAGATGGTCGTCGGCGGCACCTATCGCGCGGGATACTATGCCGCCTCGTTTATCGGAATGGTCCCCTACGAACACCCGCGATACGTGGTTTACGTGAAAGTCGAGCGTCCCATCGGTTCCTACTACGGCAGCGTCGTCGCGGCGCCGGCCTTTTCCGAGATTTCACGCGCGGCGATGCTGCACGCGGGCATTTTGCCGGTGGAAGATCCCGTAAAGCCGGCGCATGGCTGA
- the rsmH gene encoding 16S rRNA (cytosine(1402)-N(4))-methyltransferase RsmH, which translates to MSHVPVLLGPALDCLEIRSDGIYVDATFGAGGHSRAILDRLETGRLLAFDADPSAIPRAAEIADPRFTFIPANFRELCEQLDRQAIGSIDGILFDLGVSSMQFDDPERGFSLGKPAPLDMRMNPYAGRTAYDVLSSASERELADMFFHYGEERAARRIAHAIVERRASGTLPATTTEFASLIAGIVHRPGRRERIHPATRVFQALRIAVNDELDALREGLHAAIGRLRSAGRVAVISFHSLEDRIVKHTFRDDERLEVLTRRPLAPTEHEITQNVRARSAKLRAARRKAS; encoded by the coding sequence ATGAGCCACGTCCCAGTGCTCTTGGGTCCGGCCTTGGACTGCCTGGAGATCCGCTCCGATGGGATCTACGTCGATGCGACCTTCGGTGCGGGTGGGCACTCCCGGGCGATCTTGGATCGTTTGGAGACTGGCCGGCTCCTCGCGTTCGACGCGGATCCATCGGCGATACCGCGAGCGGCCGAGATCGCCGACCCTCGCTTTACCTTTATACCGGCGAACTTTCGCGAGCTGTGCGAGCAGCTCGACCGTCAAGCGATCGGGTCGATCGATGGCATTTTATTCGACTTGGGAGTATCGTCCATGCAGTTTGACGATCCCGAACGCGGCTTCTCCCTGGGCAAACCCGCGCCGCTCGACATGCGGATGAATCCGTACGCCGGGCGCACCGCGTACGACGTTCTCTCCAGTGCGAGCGAGCGCGAACTGGCCGACATGTTCTTCCATTACGGTGAAGAACGTGCCGCGCGTCGCATCGCACACGCGATCGTCGAGCGGCGCGCGTCAGGGACGCTGCCTGCCACCACCACCGAGTTTGCATCGCTGATCGCGGGCATCGTTCACCGCCCTGGGCGGCGCGAGCGCATCCATCCGGCGACGCGCGTCTTTCAAGCGCTGCGCATCGCGGTCAACGACGAGCTCGACGCCCTGCGCGAGGGCCTGCACGCCGCAATTGGGCGCTTGCGTTCGGCCGGTCGAGTGGCCGTCATCAGCTTTCACTCGCTCGAAGACCGCATCGTGAAGCATACGTTCCGCGACGACGAACGGCTCGAAGTCCTGACGCGCCGGCCGCTGGCTCCCACGGAGCACGAAATCACGCAAAACGTTCGCGCGCGCAGCGCTAAGTTGCGCGCGGCTCGACGAAAGGCCAGTTAA
- the mraZ gene encoding division/cell wall cluster transcriptional repressor MraZ, which translates to MQADLPRFAGSEQHALDGKGRLIVPARFRDRLGERFVLTIGHPDPCLALFPLATWVEISRRLEAPPRKEDRDKYRRFLRYIFAHTEEVTSDTQGRVVIPASLRAYAGIERNVVSVGMMTRIEIWAAERYNVESVSGGEVADFMADLGVY; encoded by the coding sequence GTGCAGGCGGATCTGCCGCGTTTCGCTGGGTCGGAGCAGCACGCCCTCGACGGTAAGGGGCGTCTCATCGTGCCCGCGCGCTTCAGGGACCGCCTGGGCGAACGCTTCGTCCTAACCATCGGGCACCCGGACCCGTGCCTCGCCCTTTTTCCGCTTGCGACGTGGGTGGAAATCTCGCGCCGGCTCGAGGCGCCGCCGCGCAAGGAAGACCGCGACAAGTACCGGCGGTTTTTGCGCTACATCTTCGCCCATACAGAGGAAGTCACAAGCGATACCCAGGGCCGGGTCGTCATTCCCGCCAGTCTGCGCGCCTATGCCGGCATCGAACGCAACGTCGTCTCGGTCGGCATGATGACGCGCATCGAGATTTGGGCCGCGGAACGCTACAACGTCGAGAGCGTCTCGGGGGGCGAGGTTGCCGATTTCATGGCCGACCTCGGCGTGTACTGA